A stretch of DNA from Pseudomonadales bacterium:
GGAAACGTCTCTGGCGGGGCAGCCGTGGCAGGAGGCGCTGCGTCGACAGGAGCCGAGGATGTCCCCCGGCTGCGCCGCATCAGTGGCGCTACGGGTGCTTCCCAGGATGCGATGCTGCACTACGGTTCCGCTGCACAGATCAGAAATGCGACCGTCAGCGGAAGCCACATCGACCTCTACGTCTGATGCGCCTGCTGTGGACGGCAGACGAAGCGCTGCCACCGGTTTTTGAGGCACTTTTCGAAGTGATGGCGCCGGGCACCGTGCCGGACCAGGACGAACTGCACCTGCGTTATGGCGACGGTGTCCTGCGGCTGTGTCGCGGCGCTGATCTGCGTGGTGTCCACGTGCGACGGGAAGATATTCAGAAACGCCTGAAGGGGGATTTCATGCTCGGACGCGCCTGTGCAGGAAGCACCCGGCACGGTCTGCGGATCCTCGATGCCATGGCCGGACTGGGCACCGATGGCCTGGCACTGGCGCTGCGTGGCCACCGTGTGACTCTGGTGGAGCGCAATCCCGTACTCTGGGCGCTGCTGTCTGATCTGCTGCAGCGCATGGATGTTCCGGATCTGGTTCTGCAGCTGGGAGACTGTCGGACTCTGCTGGAGTCCCCGGATGCGTTATCCACGCCATACGATGTGATCTACCTCGATCCGATGTTCCCGCAGCGTTCGAAACGGGCACTGCCCGGGAAACCCATGCAGTACGTGACCCAGCTGCTCGGTGAAGATGCTGAAAACGGCGACCAGCCGGACCTTGAGGCACTGCGGGCACTGATCCAGTCTGCGCGGAACGTGGCCGGATCTCATGTGGTGCTGAAGCGCCGCCGCACAGACCCCGTGGTGGGTACGCCGGACTGGCAGTTGAAAGGACGCAGCGTGCGTTACGATATGTTCAGGCGCCTCTGAGAATCGCGTAGCGGAATTCAGGACTGATCACCGTTTTAGCGGCTTTGAGTACATCGGAAACGAGCTGACCGTAGCTCAGTGTGCCGTCGCCGGACTCGGTCACTGCACCATCCGCCACCAGCTTGTTCACAAAGAGATCGAACAATCGTGCGTCGAAAAACTCCGGGGCATTAAGTCCGTAGATGCGGCTCATCTTGTGCGCCATTTTCTTACTCTCGTTTTCCAGCGCCTCCCGGGTCCGGACCCGGGAGTTCGGCTCGGCCAGCAGGCACAGCACGATGTAGAGCCTTTCCAGAGTCGGGGTGATCACACTGGCCAGAAGCTGCAGACGCTGGTGATTGGGGTCGGAAACCGGCGGAGCCGTGTAGCCGCCGGCAGGATGCAGTTCGAGCAGGCCGAGTTGCAGCAGATGCTCGAGCCAGCGATCGGCGGCAGCTGGATCCTGCCTGCTGCTGAGTTCCGCCGCGATGTAGGGGAATACCGTCTCAATCATGGTGATCAGGGCCGGTCGATTCAGCGGTCTGCGCCGCTGATGGATCAGGCAGGCTATGAGCGAAGGCAGCGCCAGGGTGTGCACGCAGTTATTCCGATACCAGGTCATCAGCACCGCATTGACCGGGTCATGGCAGAGCACATCGCCGAAGTCGTATTTCTCCCGGCTCAACATGCCGAGATGCTCGACGTAGTGCACAATTTCACCCGCCGACATGCTGGTGACCGAATAGCGGTGATGGTCCGCATCCGCTTTCAGCAATGCCAGGTAGCAGTCGATCTGGTCGATGAGCATGGCTTCGTCGATGGCGAAGCGCGGCGTGCTCAGCGTGACCAGTGAAACCAGATTGATGGGGTTTACCGAAGCGACCTCGTTTACCCGGATGAGTACCTCTGCACCGAGCTGTCGAGTCAGATGGTCGGTACTGCCCTCGGTCAGCCATTCATCCAGCACCAGTGGCGTGCCGAAATTCACATCCACCTTACCGAAGTTCTGTCCGATGAGTTTCAGGCTGCGGAAGATGTCTGCGATCGACTCGCTCTGTTTTTCGCTGCCTCTGAGTTCGTCCAGGTAGCTGTTGGCTTCGATGAGCTTTTCGTAGCCGAAGTACACGGGCACGAAGGCAAGCGGCCTGGGCACCCCGCGCTTGTGGTGCTCCAGGGTCATTTTCAACAATCCGAGTCGCGCGGGCAGCAGACGGCCCGTTCTGGATCGTGTGCCCTCTGGAAAGTATTCGACACAGTGACCGCGTCGATATACCTGATAGAGATACTCCGAGAACACCGCTGCATAGATACGGTCGTTGCGAAAACGCCGGCGCATGAAAAACGCCCCGCCGCGCCGCA
This window harbors:
- a CDS encoding class I SAM-dependent methyltransferase produces the protein MRLLWTADEALPPVFEALFEVMAPGTVPDQDELHLRYGDGVLRLCRGADLRGVHVRREDIQKRLKGDFMLGRACAGSTRHGLRILDAMAGLGTDGLALALRGHRVTLVERNPVLWALLSDLLQRMDVPDLVLQLGDCRTLLESPDALSTPYDVIYLDPMFPQRSKRALPGKPMQYVTQLLGEDAENGDQPDLEALRALIQSARNVAGSHVVLKRRRTDPVVGTPDWQLKGRSVRYDMFRRL
- the plsB gene encoding glycerol-3-phosphate 1-O-acyltransferase PlsB; the protein is MRQLKYFSYRICRWLIRLIARPQLIGAEPDAAIAAGAKFVYVLNNRSLSDLIIVDLVCRKRGIPTPLDPIRIGTLEEERRFFFLNRATGGWFRRNTMQTVSPRMARILEQADESSDVHLLPVAVFWGRSPQKETMLSAMFAEHWAVTSRLKRIFNLVISRHHIMVSYGTPIPLRELARIDPKRVVRRAARLLRVRLRNQRVATLGPDFSHQRTLINRILASRSVQHAIRTSDGDPVKLERRARRDALGIASNMSSATIRILARLLTWFWQNIYDGVEIHGLAEVQQLTASNTVIYVPSHRSHIDYLLLSYLLYHNGLMIPHIAAGDNLNLPIVGPLLRRGGAFFMRRRFRNDRIYAAVFSEYLYQVYRRGHCVEYFPEGTRSRTGRLLPARLGLLKMTLEHHKRGVPRPLAFVPVYFGYEKLIEANSYLDELRGSEKQSESIADIFRSLKLIGQNFGKVDVNFGTPLVLDEWLTEGSTDHLTRQLGAEVLIRVNEVASVNPINLVSLVTLSTPRFAIDEAMLIDQIDCYLALLKADADHHRYSVTSMSAGEIVHYVEHLGMLSREKYDFGDVLCHDPVNAVLMTWYRNNCVHTLALPSLIACLIHQRRRPLNRPALITMIETVFPYIAAELSSRQDPAAADRWLEHLLQLGLLELHPAGGYTAPPVSDPNHQRLQLLASVITPTLERLYIVLCLLAEPNSRVRTREALENESKKMAHKMSRIYGLNAPEFFDARLFDLFVNKLVADGAVTESGDGTLSYGQLVSDVLKAAKTVISPEFRYAILRGA